One Megalops cyprinoides isolate fMegCyp1 chromosome 17, fMegCyp1.pri, whole genome shotgun sequence DNA window includes the following coding sequences:
- the ostm1 gene encoding osteopetrosis-associated transmembrane protein 1 isoform X2 codes for MLVFVLFDNLLEIWKTSACDRCLTKELSSLSNDTLYYMATLNQSLSCFEKHQQQGNHSELCKECKTTYRSLNELYSRMEKNKTLCIDIEDSMNMTRRLWSKNFNCSFPREETVPVIAVSSFMLFLPIIFYLSSFLHSEQKKRKLIHPKRAKSSGGLTNVQDKYS; via the exons ATGCTGGTGTTTGTGCTCTTCGACAACCTGCTGGAGATATGGAAGACTTCAGCCTGCGATC GTTGCCTTACCAAAGAGCTCAGCAGCTTATCCAACGATACTCTGTACTACATGGCCACACTGAATCAGTCACTAAGCTGCTTTGAGAAACATCAGCAG caaggGAATCACTCTGAGCTTTGTAAAGAGTGCAAAACAACCTACAGAAGCTTGAATGAGCTTTATAGCAGGATGGAAAAGAACAAGACCCTCTGCATTGACATTGAGGATTCa ATGAATATGACCCGCAGATTGTGGAGCAAGAATTTCAATTGTTCCTTCCCCCGGGAAGAGACTGTCCCTGTCATCGCTGTGTCCAGCTTCATGCTCTTTCTGCCCATCATCTTCTACTTGAGTAGCTTCCTTCACTCGGAACAAAAGAAGCGCAAGCTCATTCACC CCAAGCGTGCGAAATCGAGTGGTGGTCTGACGAACGTCCAAGACAAATACAGCTGA
- the si:ch73-257c13.2 gene encoding protein ALP1-like — protein MKKALATFVSMRTAHVNNMALEACVAFLLAEELDADDNVPFVADALRHIQGVRDKTEGDYITTVVPQYSVVEFQNHFQLTPTQVEELITSLEPVNWNFTRRKWPLRNIILSSLWTLTTLESYRDVAERFQTSKSVICDHLHEFCALLTEHFSHKIRWPKGAEAEASVAGFSWAGLPGTLCAVGSRHVPIDKPQGVPEPEAYLNAKQFYSINLMAFCDHAGRFVHVNAEHPGGWHNSQVFQMTEVGKALQEDPQALLTDHHLVGDATFPLFEYLLTPFPDFGDLVVKKGRYNWRIFSTLKVIQNAFRVLLSRFHRLKSLQMHSIAKTSTAVKACCILHNMCLETNNPVQLDDTDCDTVLQEPFHLLPNGHSGSLGGISKRQDIVASLGRKRPQDIM, from the exons ATGAAGAAGGCGCTTGCTACCTTTGTGAGCATGCGCACTGCCCATGTAAACAACATGGCGCTGGAGGCATGTGTAGCGTTCCTGCTTGCAGAAGAATTGGATGCAGATGATAATGTTCCTTTCGTTGCAGATGCGCTGCGACACATTCAAGGAGTCAG GGATAAAACTGAAGGGGACTACATAACTACAGTGGTACCTCAATACAGCGTTGTCGAGTTCCAGAACCACTTCCAGTTAACACCAACTCAGGTGGAG GAGCTGATTACATCATTAGAGCCTGTTAACTGGAACTTCACTAGGAGAAAATGGCCTCTCAGGAATATCATCCTGTCAAGTCTCTGGACTCTGACCACCCTGGAGTCATACAGAGATGTGGCGGAAAGGTTCCAGACCAGCAAATCTGTCATCTGTGACCACTTGCATGAGTTCTGTGCACTACTCACAGAACACTTCTCTCACAAGATCAGGTGGCCTAAAGGGGCCGAGGCTGAGGCCTCTGTGGCGGGCTTCTCATGGGCGGGGTTACCAGGCACACTGTGCGCAGTTGGGTCCCGTCACGTCCCCATTGACAAACCCCAGGGGGTCCCAGAGCCCGAGGCCTACCTCAATGCCAAACAGTTCTACTCCATCAACCTCATGGCCTTCTGCGATCACGCTGGGAGATTCGTTCACGTAAACGCGGAGCACCCCGGAGGGTGGCATAACTCTCAGGTCTTTCAGATGACTGAAGTGGGCAAGGCACTGCAGGAAGACCCTCAGGCCCTTCTTACGGACCACCATCTTGTGGGTGATGCCACCTTCCCTCTCTTTGAGTACCTGCTTACTCCTTTCCCAGATTTTGGCGACCTTGTCGTGAAAAAGGGACGTTATAACTGGAGGATATTTTCGACCCTTAAGGTGATACAGAATGCCTTTCGCGTTCTTCTGTCTAGATTTCACAGACTGAAATCTCTTCAGATGCACTCCATTGCAAAGACTAGCACTGCTGTAAAAGCATGTTGTATTTTGCACAACATGTGTTTAGAGACTAACAATCCAGTGCAACTCGATGACACGGACTGTGACACGGTATTACAAGAGCCTTTCCACTTACTGCCAAATGGGCACTCTGGGAGTTTGGGTGGCATATCCAAAAGGCAAGACATTGTTGCATCGCTCGGAAGAAAGAGACCTCAAGATATAATGTGA
- the ostm1 gene encoding osteopetrosis-associated transmembrane protein 1 isoform X1, whose translation MAFTNIFAYVITLMLYEWLQASSVDVSVTIPESRVDGVSMTTSSVNRGVPVSPSLGPSSYLSLSLMSAFPDDLEISDYCQEELHIFAQRYVSYVNCLVSFVRPVKVCQNCHIQFRNLEEIYANISSDQVGPANVSCRDTLLRSDRLMLVFVLFDNLLEIWKTSACDRCLTKELSSLSNDTLYYMATLNQSLSCFEKHQQQGNHSELCKECKTTYRSLNELYSRMEKNKTLCIDIEDSMNMTRRLWSKNFNCSFPREETVPVIAVSSFMLFLPIIFYLSSFLHSEQKKRKLIHPKRAKSSGGLTNVQDKYS comes from the exons ATGGCTTTCACGAATATTTTCGCATATGTCATTACTTTGATGCTTTATGAATGGCTTCAGGCTTCCTCTGTAGACGTTAGCGTCACAATTCCTGAATCGAGAGTGGACGGTGTTTCAATGACAACCTCATCCGTGAACCGTGGCGTGCCTGTGTCGCCTTCCCTGGGTCCAAGTTCTTATTTGTCTCTCAGTTTGATGTCCGCGTTTCCCGATGATCTAGAAATCAGCGACTATTGTCAAGAGGAGCTTCATATATTTGCTCAGCGATATGTGTCATACGTGAATTGCCTGGTCTCTTTCGTTCGTCCTGTCAAGGTCTGTCAGAACTGTCATATCCAATTTAGAAACCTCGAagaaatatatgcaaatatatcGTCAGACCAG GTGGGCCCAGCCAACGTGAGCTGCAGAGACACCCTTCTCCGCTCAGACAGGCTGATGCTGGTGTTTGTGCTCTTCGACAACCTGCTGGAGATATGGAAGACTTCAGCCTGCGATC GTTGCCTTACCAAAGAGCTCAGCAGCTTATCCAACGATACTCTGTACTACATGGCCACACTGAATCAGTCACTAAGCTGCTTTGAGAAACATCAGCAG caaggGAATCACTCTGAGCTTTGTAAAGAGTGCAAAACAACCTACAGAAGCTTGAATGAGCTTTATAGCAGGATGGAAAAGAACAAGACCCTCTGCATTGACATTGAGGATTCa ATGAATATGACCCGCAGATTGTGGAGCAAGAATTTCAATTGTTCCTTCCCCCGGGAAGAGACTGTCCCTGTCATCGCTGTGTCCAGCTTCATGCTCTTTCTGCCCATCATCTTCTACTTGAGTAGCTTCCTTCACTCGGAACAAAAGAAGCGCAAGCTCATTCACC CCAAGCGTGCGAAATCGAGTGGTGGTCTGACGAACGTCCAAGACAAATACAGCTGA